One Streptomyces umbrinus genomic window, GGCCACGGGGATGCCGAAGTCGGGGGTGCCGTCGGGCTTCCAGCCGAGCCGTTGAATGCGGGTGTGCCGGTTGGGGTCGTTCAGCGGGTCGCCGACGATGTCCTTGTACTGGCGGGCGTGGTAGACGAGGACATCGGTGCGGCCGTCCTCGGCGACGGTGAAGCTGTTGTGGCCCGGGCCGTACTGCTTGGTGGTGTCGTTGCTCGTGAAGACGGGGGTCGGCGACTTGGACCAGTTCGCGGGGTCCATGAGGTCGCTGCGGGCGTCGGCGGTCAGCAGGCCCATGCAGTAGTTGAAGTCGGTGGCGCTCGCCGAGTAGGACATGAAGACACGGCCGTTGCGCTTGATGACCGACGGCCCTTCGTTGACCTTGAAGCCGATTACTTCCCAGGGCAACTCCGGAGTGGTGAGCCGGACCTGAGGTCCCGTCAGAGTCAGCGGATCCGCCATCTCGGACAGCCAGACCGCGGTGTTGTTGTCCATGCCGGGCTCGTGCTGCGCCCAGGACAGGTACCGGGTCCCCCGGTGGGTGAAGGTGGTGGCGTCGAGGGAGAAGGTCTCCCAGGCCGTCTTCAGCTGGCCCTTCTCGACCCACTCCCCGCGGAAGGGGTCACGGCTCGCGTTCTCCAGCACCCAGATGCGGATGGCCCAGATGTCGTTCGCGGGCGCGGCGGCGAAGTAGACGTACCACTTGCCGTCGATGTGGTGGATCTCCGGCGCCCAGATGTGCGCACCCATGTCACCGCTCGCGTGCTTCGTCCAGATCACGGACTCGGCGGCCCCGGTCAGCCCGCGCAGGGTCCGGGAGCGGCGCAGGATGATCCGGTCGTACTCGGGGGCCGTGGCCGTGAAGTAGTAGTGGCCGTCCCGGTGTCGGTGGATGTGCGGGTCGGCGCGGTTGCGGACGAGCGGGTTGATGTACCGGCCGCCCCGTCCGGCCCCGTCGGCGGCGGCCTCGGCGACTGCGCCCCCGACCCCGGGTACGGCCGTGAGCGCGCCCGCTGCGACGGCGCCCCTCAAAAGGAGTCTGCGGCTGGGGACTTCGGACGGGTCGACGTCATTGCGGCTCATGCGTGTGCCCCTCCACGCTCATGTTCACAATTTCGAACAACATCTGACATTAAGAAACGCCGAAACCGTAAGGGTGCGTTCCGGGGAGGTCAACGGTTCGGGAGAGAACCGGGGAGCGAAACTTTTGCGACCGAAGTTTCTGTTATCGGCCCCCGCCCGAACCCGTCTCCACGGACGTGAACAAGAACATCCGCGTACCGGCGGCAGGGATTCGCGTACGGGCGACAGGGATTCGTGGACGGGCGGCGGGAGTCGGCGGAGCGCTCGCCGTCGTCGTCGCGACAGGAGTCATGGCACCGGGCGCGGTCGCGGCGCCCGCCGGGGCGAAGGACGTCACGGCGGCGGTGCTCGCCGACCGGGACGTGACGCTGAGCGGCGACACCGTGGTGACCGTGCCGGCCGGGGAGACCACGTACGACGGGGTGTTCCGGGGCGAGGGCACGCTCACCGTGCGCGGCTCCGGCACCCTGGTCCTCACCAAGGACAGCGATTTCACGCTGCCCAAGGCCCGGCAACGGCAGCGGATCGCCACCCTGGGCGGCAACCACCCGTACACCACCGTGAGCAACCCGGACCCGCCGGCGATCACCGTCGAGCGCGGGGCGACCCTCCAGTACGGCACGGGCGGCGGCACGGGTCTGATCGGACACTTCCCGTACAACACCCCGGGCTACCAGCTGAACCAGCTCAACGTCAGGGTCGACGGAACCCTGCGGCTCTCCCTCGTACGGACCTTCAACCTCGGCACGATCAGCGGTTCGGGGCTGGTCAGCCAGCCGCGGTTCATGTGGGGCAAGCTCGACATCGCGGGCACGCACCCGTTCACCGGGGTGATCGACAACGGCACCGCGATGGACGCGGGCAAGTCCGAGTACCCGGTGTCCCTGCCGAACGCCCGCGCCATCCTCAACCAGGGCACCTGGACCGTCGACACCCCGCTCGGTCAGACCGTCACCCTGCGGCAGAACTTCTACCAGCGGGAGTACGGCAGCGACATCAACGTCCAGTCGCGGCCCGGCAGCAAGGTCGTACTCACCGGCCAGTACAGCTGGTCGAACCAGGGCGGCGACACGAACCCCTCGCTCAGCGACCCGGCGCTCAACTGGCGGCCCGCGGCGAAGAACGTCAACAAGCGCGGTACCAACATCAAGGGTGCCAACGTGCAGTGGGGCGACGGGACCACGAACAAGATCTTCATGCCGGGGACGGCCGAGACCGTCTACATCAACCTGCTTGCCGCCAGGGCCCGTTCACTGCTCACCTTCGACTACAACGGGCCCGTGACGCTCGGCGCGCCCATCGGCGGCGGCCGGTTCCACGACACACTGTCCGCGCCCGGTGCCGGGGACGTCGTCATCAAGGGGACCAAGGGCAACGACGTCACCTTCGCCGCCGTCCAGTACTACGACGGCTCCACGACCGTCCAGAAGGGTGCGGTCCTGCGGCTGGGCAGCGGAAAGACGGGCGGCGACGGCGGGCTGTACACCAAGGGCGACCTCTACAAGGTGGTCAACAACGGCTCGCTGGTGCTCCGCAACACCTCCAAGCCGCTGGCTCTCTCCCGGATCAGCGGCGGCGGCTCCCTCACACAGTCGGGGGTCGCCACGACGACGCTGACGGGCCCGGCGGTGACGTACACCGGGACGACGACCGTCACGAAGGGCACGCTCGCGCTCGACGGGACGGGCCCGACCCGCAG contains:
- a CDS encoding glycoside hydrolase family 43 protein — translated: MSRNDVDPSEVPSRRLLLRGAVAAGALTAVPGVGGAVAEAAADGAGRGGRYINPLVRNRADPHIHRHRDGHYYFTATAPEYDRIILRRSRTLRGLTGAAESVIWTKHASGDMGAHIWAPEIHHIDGKWYVYFAAAPANDIWAIRIWVLENASRDPFRGEWVEKGQLKTAWETFSLDATTFTHRGTRYLSWAQHEPGMDNNTAVWLSEMADPLTLTGPQVRLTTPELPWEVIGFKVNEGPSVIKRNGRVFMSYSASATDFNYCMGLLTADARSDLMDPANWSKSPTPVFTSNDTTKQYGPGHNSFTVAEDGRTDVLVYHARQYKDIVGDPLNDPNRHTRIQRLGWKPDGTPDFGIPVADTSKESV
- a CDS encoding autotransporter: MAPGAVAAPAGAKDVTAAVLADRDVTLSGDTVVTVPAGETTYDGVFRGEGTLTVRGSGTLVLTKDSDFTLPKARQRQRIATLGGNHPYTTVSNPDPPAITVERGATLQYGTGGGTGLIGHFPYNTPGYQLNQLNVRVDGTLRLSLVRTFNLGTISGSGLVSQPRFMWGKLDIAGTHPFTGVIDNGTAMDAGKSEYPVSLPNARAILNQGTWTVDTPLGQTVTLRQNFYQREYGSDINVQSRPGSKVVLTGQYSWSNQGGDTNPSLSDPALNWRPAAKNVNKRGTNIKGANVQWGDGTTNKIFMPGTAETVYINLLAARARSLLTFDYNGPVTLGAPIGGGRFHDTLSAPGAGDVVIKGTKGNDVTFAAVQYYDGSTTVQKGAVLRLGSGKTGGDGGLYTKGDLYKVVNNGSLVLRNTSKPLALSRISGGGSLTQSGVATTTLTGPAVTYTGTTTVTKGTLALDGTGPTRSRAIRLTASGARLDVRKAPGAALNLTASLSGKGTVVGSVTSTGKVSGGVTVTGDYTQRPGGQLVVGGEALKVGGKVTLAGKLDARSGSETETETDTETETETVTLIDHAGKARTTGTFTGLKEGAAVEVGRAKYRISYRGGDGNDVVLTAATTASPSATARAAAESAVPKAARTQNAADESPIPRAWWLVAAALGLLATLMIPVTRRRRARARGGRHASAR